One part of the Sphingopyxis sp. TUF1 genome encodes these proteins:
- a CDS encoding Hpt domain-containing protein, which produces MDEILVDWDEFRATRTQLGAAFVRILGYFREDGTKSVAAIEDAMRARDPRGLVMPAHTLKSEARQFGGEKLGALAEDIEMFARHCVETQTSPEEYLPRVVELRPLFEETLGALEREANPLVQRRPTGFGRAVSY; this is translated from the coding sequence TTGGACGAGATCCTGGTCGATTGGGATGAGTTTCGCGCGACGCGAACCCAGCTGGGTGCGGCTTTTGTGCGAATTCTCGGCTATTTCCGCGAAGACGGCACCAAGTCGGTCGCCGCGATCGAAGACGCGATGCGTGCGCGCGACCCGCGCGGCCTCGTCATGCCCGCGCACACGCTGAAAAGCGAAGCACGCCAGTTCGGCGGCGAAAAGCTGGGCGCGCTGGCCGAGGACATCGAGATGTTCGCGCGCCACTGCGTCGAGACACAGACGAGCCCCGAAGAATATCTGCCGCGCGTCGTCGAGCTGCGGCCGCTGTTCGAAGAGACGCTCGGCGCGCTCGAGCGCGAAGCCAACCCCCTCGTCCAGCGCCGCCCCACTGGATTCGGCCGCGCCGTCAGCTATTGA
- a CDS encoding DUF418 domain-containing protein — translation MIPRDFGGEEAMNGGMTTRYESLDAIRGVAVMGILAMNIVAFALPFPAYGNPAAGGPPTGSDVATWFFNFVFIDSKMRGLFSMLFGASTLLVIESAAAAGRSAASAHYSRMFWLALFGLAHFYLVWFGDILFLYAICGLLIFLFRKLSVRALLLWSIPFFLIGIGVHISLWWMLSMAQAGTLPPEAATAMQEALRQINADMGPSTPVYAEEKALYLGSYASIVAHRTGEMAGDPFFFLFLFLWETIGLMLIGMALFKSHMLTGEWEAARYRKWAIACFLIAAPPLAGLGLYQMRTGYDAVSVFGSTVALSVPFDTLMTVGWAALIMLLIKTTASTAVRARLAAAGRMAFTNYLVTSVLMTTIFYGYGLGLFGSVGRLPLYLFCFGMWAAMLLWSKPWLDRFHYGPLEWLWRSVSRWQMQPMRKVAPA, via the coding sequence ATGATTCCGCGCGACTTTGGGGGAGAAGAGGCGATGAACGGGGGAATGACGACACGCTACGAGAGCCTCGACGCGATCCGCGGAGTGGCGGTGATGGGCATCCTTGCGATGAATATCGTCGCCTTTGCCCTGCCCTTCCCCGCCTATGGGAATCCCGCCGCCGGGGGTCCGCCGACGGGTAGCGACGTCGCGACGTGGTTCTTCAACTTTGTTTTCATCGATTCAAAGATGCGCGGCCTATTCTCGATGCTGTTCGGGGCAAGCACGCTGCTGGTGATTGAAAGCGCCGCCGCCGCGGGACGCAGCGCCGCGAGCGCTCATTATTCGCGCATGTTCTGGCTCGCGCTCTTCGGTCTCGCGCATTTCTATCTGGTCTGGTTCGGCGATATCCTGTTCCTTTATGCGATCTGCGGCCTGCTGATTTTCCTGTTCAGGAAGCTGTCGGTGCGTGCGCTGCTTCTCTGGTCGATCCCCTTTTTCCTCATCGGCATCGGCGTGCACATCAGCCTCTGGTGGATGCTGTCGATGGCGCAGGCGGGGACGCTGCCCCCCGAGGCCGCGACCGCGATGCAGGAGGCGTTACGGCAAATCAACGCCGACATGGGGCCATCCACCCCCGTCTATGCCGAAGAGAAGGCGCTTTACCTTGGCAGCTACGCCAGCATCGTCGCGCACCGAACGGGCGAGATGGCGGGCGATCCGTTCTTCTTCCTGTTTTTGTTCCTCTGGGAGACCATCGGCCTGATGCTGATCGGCATGGCGCTGTTCAAATCGCATATGCTGACCGGCGAATGGGAAGCGGCGCGCTATCGCAAATGGGCGATTGCCTGTTTTCTGATCGCCGCTCCGCCGCTGGCCGGGCTTGGCCTCTATCAGATGCGAACCGGTTATGACGCGGTATCGGTATTCGGTTCGACAGTGGCACTGTCGGTGCCGTTCGATACGCTGATGACGGTCGGCTGGGCGGCGCTCATCATGCTGCTGATCAAGACGACGGCCAGCACTGCGGTGCGCGCCCGGCTCGCGGCGGCGGGGCGCATGGCCTTTACCAACTATCTCGTCACCTCGGTCCTGATGACGACGATCTTTTACGGCTATGGGCTCGGCCTGTTCGGCAGCGTCGGCCGCCTGCCGCTCTATCTCTTTTGCTTCGGCATGTGGGCGGCGATGCTGCTCTGGTCAAAGCCGTGGCTCGACCGTTTCCACTATGGCCCGCTCGAATGGCTGTGGCGCAGCGTGTCGCGCTGGCAAATGCAGCCGATGAGAAAAGTCGCGCCGGCGTGA
- a CDS encoding Coq4 family protein: protein MTAFPLSHPDRVEGGFRPLKAWRHFRQLIADKEDTEQVFHIIESLRDKRFDKAAQAFFATAEGRKQLAERPYLPAMLDDHDRLRQLPDGSVGRTYVDFMEREGLTAQGLVDEFDKFRRGQPRYDDMLELYGNRLRDTHDLFHILTGYGRDALGEQCVLAFSYSQTPSWGTLFIAWAGAREIRKGFGGRYPIYGAVREGQRIGRAAQQIAHQDIEALLAEPLAAARQRLGIAEPIVYKQVHAMMRADGIDPYLLLGNEAAETAPASAPLAQAA, encoded by the coding sequence ATGACCGCTTTCCCACTCTCTCACCCCGACCGCGTCGAAGGCGGTTTCCGGCCGCTCAAGGCGTGGCGCCATTTTCGCCAGCTCATCGCCGACAAGGAAGACACCGAACAGGTATTCCACATCATCGAATCGCTGCGCGACAAGCGCTTCGACAAGGCGGCGCAGGCCTTTTTCGCCACCGCGGAGGGGCGGAAGCAGCTTGCCGAGCGGCCCTATCTGCCCGCGATGCTCGACGACCATGACCGGCTTCGCCAGCTGCCCGACGGCAGCGTCGGGCGCACCTATGTCGACTTCATGGAGCGCGAGGGGCTGACCGCGCAGGGCCTTGTCGACGAGTTCGACAAGTTCCGCCGCGGCCAGCCCCGCTATGACGATATGCTGGAGCTTTACGGCAATCGGCTGCGCGATACGCATGACCTGTTCCACATCCTCACCGGCTATGGCCGCGACGCGCTCGGCGAACAGTGCGTGCTCGCCTTTTCCTACAGCCAGACGCCGAGCTGGGGGACGCTGTTCATCGCCTGGGCTGGTGCTCGCGAAATCCGCAAGGGGTTCGGCGGCCGTTATCCCATCTATGGCGCGGTGCGCGAGGGCCAGCGCATCGGCCGCGCTGCGCAGCAGATTGCGCATCAGGATATCGAGGCGCTGCTTGCCGAACCGTTGGCAGCGGCGCGGCAGCGGCTGGGGATCGCCGAACCGATCGTTTACAAACAGGTTCACGCCATGATGCGCGCTGACGGCATCGACCCCTATCTCCTGCTGGGAAACGAGGCTGCCGAGACGGCGCCGGCGTCGGCGCCACTTGCGCAGGCGGCCTGA
- a CDS encoding DUF72 domain-containing protein, which yields MSIHIGIGGWTYEPWRGTFYPPKHPQKRELEYAGQHLTGIEINGTYYGSQKPESFANWAASVPDGFKFSVKASRFCTNRKVLAEGAASIEKFLNQGITRLGDRLGPIHWQFMATKKFDRDDFAGFLDLLPDSQDGLPLRHAIEVRRESFRDPAFASMLRERNMAIVYADSDEFPCIDEQTADFTYARLQRSQDDIETGYDEKALDGWAQQARDWAKGGRDVFLFFISGAKVRNPAAAQALIARLRSSN from the coding sequence ATGAGCATCCATATCGGCATCGGCGGATGGACCTACGAACCCTGGCGCGGAACCTTCTATCCGCCCAAACACCCGCAAAAGCGCGAGCTCGAATATGCCGGCCAGCATCTGACCGGGATCGAGATCAACGGCACTTATTACGGCAGTCAAAAGCCTGAGAGTTTCGCCAACTGGGCCGCGTCGGTCCCCGATGGCTTCAAGTTCAGCGTCAAGGCGTCACGTTTTTGTACCAACCGCAAGGTACTGGCTGAAGGCGCCGCCTCGATCGAGAAATTCTTGAACCAAGGCATCACCCGCCTCGGCGACCGGCTCGGACCGATCCACTGGCAATTCATGGCGACGAAAAAGTTCGACCGCGATGATTTCGCGGGTTTCCTTGATCTGCTGCCCGACAGCCAGGACGGCCTCCCGCTCCGTCACGCGATCGAGGTACGGCGCGAAAGCTTCCGCGACCCGGCGTTCGCCTCAATGCTCCGCGAGCGCAACATGGCGATTGTCTATGCCGACAGCGACGAATTTCCCTGCATCGACGAACAGACGGCCGACTTCACCTACGCGCGATTGCAGCGTTCGCAGGACGATATCGAAACCGGCTATGACGAAAAGGCGCTCGACGGCTGGGCCCAGCAGGCGCGCGATTGGGCCAAGGGCGGCCGCGACGTCTTCCTCTTCTTCATCTCGGGCGCGAAAGTCCGCAATCCCGCTGCCGCGCAGGCGCTGATCGCGCGGTTGCGCAGCAGCAACTGA
- the purL gene encoding phosphoribosylformylglycinamidine synthase subunit PurL, translating into MTQPAPAITPEIVAEHGLSPEEYERVLTALGREPNLVELGIFSVMWSEHCSYKSSRIHLKKLPTEAPWVICGPGENAGVIDIGEGPDGKKLAAIFKMESHNHPSYIEPYQGAATGVGGILRDVFTMGARPVANLNALRFGRPDHPKMKHLISGVVHGIGGYGNCVGVPTVGGEVNFHKAYDGNILVNAMTVGVAEQDKIFYSAASGVGNPIVYVGSKTGRDGIHGATMASADFGEDAEEKRPTVQVGDPFTEKLLIEACLELMASDAIVAIQDMGAAGLTSSSVEMASKGGVGLHLKMDDVPQRETGMTAYEMMLSESQERMLMVLKPGKEEFAKAIFHKWELDFAVIGTVTDTGRMVLEHHGEIVCDIPLAPLADDAPLYDRPHVPTPKPAELTDVPETTDVAADLKTLMGTPDIASRRWIWEQYDSQVGADTVQTGGDAALVRIHGTGRALAMSTDCTPRYCYADPVEGGKQAVAETWRNITAVGATPLAITNCLNFANPQRPEIMGQIVGCLDGMAQACRALDYPIVSGNVSLYNESKATGGGSAILPTPAIGGVGVIEDVSKAVGIGFKRTGDIVLAVGERAGHLGQSVWLREIHGREEGPPPEVNLRCEKRTGDFIRNAINAGWITACHDVSDGGIAVGLAEMALKSNIGVLVSEEQPFGVAESFFGEDQGLYLVTVCDTCLADFLDAANRADVPVDPLGRTIKDRIVFELPGSDHQVTLADLREAHEGFFPKLMGANAALA; encoded by the coding sequence ATGACTCAGCCAGCGCCCGCTATCACGCCCGAAATCGTCGCCGAGCACGGGCTTTCGCCCGAAGAATATGAGCGCGTCCTGACCGCGCTCGGGCGCGAGCCGAACCTCGTCGAGCTCGGCATTTTCTCGGTCATGTGGTCGGAGCATTGCAGCTATAAAAGCTCGCGCATCCATTTGAAAAAACTGCCCACCGAGGCGCCGTGGGTGATCTGTGGGCCCGGCGAGAATGCAGGCGTCATCGACATCGGCGAAGGGCCGGACGGCAAGAAGCTCGCCGCGATCTTCAAGATGGAGAGCCACAACCACCCCTCGTACATCGAACCCTATCAGGGCGCGGCGACCGGGGTCGGCGGCATCTTGCGCGACGTGTTCACCATGGGCGCGCGCCCAGTCGCAAATCTCAACGCGCTGCGTTTCGGCCGCCCCGACCATCCGAAGATGAAGCACCTCATCTCGGGCGTCGTCCACGGCATCGGCGGCTACGGCAATTGCGTCGGCGTCCCGACGGTCGGCGGCGAGGTCAATTTCCACAAGGCCTACGACGGCAATATCCTCGTCAACGCGATGACCGTCGGCGTCGCCGAACAGGACAAGATCTTCTATTCGGCCGCGAGCGGCGTCGGCAATCCGATCGTCTATGTCGGGTCGAAAACCGGCCGCGACGGCATCCACGGCGCCACGATGGCGTCGGCGGACTTCGGTGAAGATGCCGAGGAAAAGCGCCCGACCGTGCAGGTCGGCGATCCCTTCACCGAAAAATTGCTGATCGAGGCGTGCCTCGAGCTGATGGCATCGGACGCAATCGTCGCGATCCAGGACATGGGCGCCGCGGGGCTCACCAGCTCGTCGGTCGAGATGGCGTCGAAGGGCGGCGTTGGGCTCCACCTCAAGATGGATGACGTGCCGCAGCGCGAGACCGGCATGACCGCATATGAGATGATGCTGTCCGAATCGCAGGAACGCATGTTGATGGTCCTGAAGCCCGGCAAGGAAGAGTTCGCCAAGGCGATTTTCCACAAATGGGAACTCGACTTCGCGGTCATCGGCACCGTCACCGACACGGGGCGCATGGTGCTCGAACATCATGGCGAAATCGTCTGCGACATTCCGCTCGCCCCGCTCGCCGACGACGCGCCGCTCTACGACCGCCCGCACGTTCCGACCCCGAAGCCGGCCGAGCTGACCGACGTCCCCGAGACGACCGACGTCGCCGCCGACCTCAAGACGCTGATGGGCACCCCCGACATCGCCAGCCGCCGCTGGATCTGGGAGCAATATGACAGCCAGGTCGGCGCCGACACGGTGCAGACCGGCGGCGACGCGGCGCTCGTTCGCATCCATGGCACAGGCCGCGCGCTCGCGATGTCAACCGACTGCACCCCGCGCTATTGCTACGCCGACCCCGTCGAGGGCGGCAAGCAGGCGGTCGCCGAAACCTGGCGCAACATCACCGCGGTCGGCGCCACTCCTTTGGCGATTACCAACTGCCTAAACTTTGCCAACCCGCAGCGTCCCGAAATCATGGGGCAGATCGTCGGTTGCCTTGATGGCATGGCGCAGGCCTGCCGCGCGCTCGACTATCCGATCGTCTCGGGCAACGTCAGTCTTTATAACGAGAGCAAGGCGACCGGCGGCGGCAGCGCGATCCTGCCCACCCCCGCGATCGGCGGCGTCGGCGTGATCGAGGATGTAAGCAAGGCCGTCGGCATCGGCTTCAAGCGCACCGGCGACATCGTATTGGCCGTGGGGGAACGCGCCGGCCATCTCGGCCAGTCAGTGTGGCTGCGCGAAATCCACGGCCGCGAAGAGGGCCCGCCGCCCGAGGTCAATCTGCGCTGCGAAAAGCGCACCGGCGATTTCATCCGCAATGCAATCAACGCCGGCTGGATCACCGCCTGCCACGACGTGTCGGACGGCGGCATCGCGGTGGGGCTCGCCGAAATGGCACTGAAGTCGAACATCGGCGTGCTTGTGAGCGAAGAACAGCCGTTTGGTGTCGCCGAAAGCTTCTTCGGCGAAGATCAGGGACTGTACCTTGTCACCGTCTGCGACACCTGCCTCGCCGATTTCCTTGACGCCGCGAACCGCGCCGATGTGCCGGTCGATCCGCTCGGCCGCACGATCAAGGACCGCATCGTGTTCGAGCTGCCCGGCAGCGATCATCAGGTAACGCTGGCGGACCTGCGCGAGGCGCATGAAGGCTTTTTCCCCAAGCTGATGGGTGCCAACGCGGCGCTTGCCTAA
- a CDS encoding DUF2177 family protein → MTLQSVAAYIATAVVFGILDALWLRVMVAKVYRPEIGALMMDGWRPAPALIFYALYMLGIQIFAVQPALAAGKWQVAAQWGALFGFFCYMTYDLTNHATMKIWSTKVTLLDIAWGTLATGFAAGAAAWMVLAWMPRSA, encoded by the coding sequence ATGACCCTGCAATCCGTCGCCGCCTATATCGCCACCGCCGTCGTCTTCGGCATTCTCGATGCGCTCTGGCTGCGTGTCATGGTCGCCAAAGTCTACCGCCCGGAAATCGGCGCGTTGATGATGGACGGGTGGCGCCCCGCGCCGGCGCTGATCTTTTATGCACTCTATATGCTCGGCATACAGATTTTCGCGGTGCAACCCGCACTGGCGGCGGGCAAGTGGCAGGTGGCGGCGCAATGGGGGGCGCTGTTCGGTTTCTTCTGTTACATGACCTATGATCTCACCAATCATGCGACGATGAAAATCTGGTCGACCAAGGTCACCTTGCTCGACATCGCATGGGGCACGCTCGCGACGGGGTTCGCGGCAGGTGCGGCGGCTTGGATGGTCCTCGCCTGGATGCCGCGGAGCGCCTGA
- a CDS encoding exodeoxyribonuclease VII small subunit, with protein MTDTPDTAAAADIAALSFEAAMGELETIVRRLESGDVSLEESVSLYERGHALRSHCEARLAAAQARIEQVSLAADGRPSGTVPFGEG; from the coding sequence ATGACGGACACCCCCGACACCGCCGCTGCTGCCGACATCGCCGCCCTGTCGTTCGAAGCCGCGATGGGCGAGCTCGAAACGATTGTCCGGCGGCTCGAAAGCGGCGACGTCAGCCTCGAAGAATCGGTCAGCCTTTATGAGCGCGGCCACGCGCTGCGCAGCCATTGCGAGGCGCGGCTCGCCGCGGCGCAGGCGCGGATCGAACAGGTCAGCCTCGCTGCCGACGGCCGGCCGTCGGGAACCGTGCCCTTTGGCGAAGGCTGA
- a CDS encoding polyprenyl synthetase family protein produces MLRATQVEVAEGIDALFETLLAVPADPRAPLYEAMRYAAIAGGKRLRPLLVRAAGDLFHVDRSLTLRVGAAVEAMHVYSLIHDDLPCMDDDDMRRGKPTTHKAFGEATAVLAGDSLHALAFEWLCDPATSADPFVRAELCCELARAAGPAGMAGGQMMDLAAETSDFDLPTVTRLQQLKTGALIAFSVEAGAILARIPAEGRRPLRGYARDIGLAFQIADDIMDVEGDEALAGKALHKDEAAGKATFVTLMGLERARDQATLLVEQAVGHLAGFGEEAALLRAIARYVVERDR; encoded by the coding sequence CTGCTCCGCGCGACCCAGGTCGAGGTCGCCGAAGGGATCGACGCGCTGTTCGAGACTTTGCTCGCCGTACCCGCCGACCCGCGCGCGCCGCTTTATGAGGCGATGCGCTATGCCGCGATCGCGGGGGGCAAAAGGCTCCGCCCCCTGCTCGTACGCGCGGCGGGCGATCTGTTCCACGTCGATCGCTCGTTAACGCTGCGCGTCGGCGCCGCGGTCGAGGCGATGCACGTCTATTCGCTGATCCACGACGATCTGCCGTGCATGGACGATGACGATATGCGCCGCGGCAAGCCGACCACCCATAAGGCATTCGGCGAAGCGACCGCAGTGCTTGCAGGCGATTCGCTTCACGCGCTGGCCTTTGAATGGCTGTGCGATCCGGCGACAAGCGCCGATCCCTTCGTACGGGCGGAGCTGTGCTGCGAACTTGCGCGCGCCGCGGGACCGGCGGGAATGGCGGGCGGACAGATGATGGACCTCGCCGCCGAAACCTCCGATTTCGACCTGCCCACAGTAACGCGGCTGCAACAGCTCAAGACTGGGGCGCTCATTGCCTTTTCGGTCGAGGCGGGCGCGATTCTTGCGCGCATTCCCGCTGAGGGCCGCCGGCCGCTGCGCGGCTATGCTCGCGACATCGGGCTCGCTTTCCAGATCGCCGACGACATCATGGATGTCGAGGGCGACGAGGCGCTGGCGGGCAAGGCGCTGCACAAGGACGAAGCGGCGGGCAAGGCGACCTTCGTCACGCTGATGGGGCTGGAGCGCGCGCGCGACCAGGCCACGCTGCTCGTCGAACAGGCGGTCGGCCATCTTGCCGGCTTTGGCGAGGAAGCGGCGCTGCTTCGCGCGATCGCACGCTATGTCGTGGAAAGGGACCGGTAA
- the coaD gene encoding pantetheine-phosphate adenylyltransferase: MRVGVYPGTFDPITLGHMDIIRRGAKLVDRLVIGVTTNITKSPMFDDDERIAMVKREVEAIEGDIRVVGFNSLLMDFAQREGATVIVRGLRAVADFEYEYQMAGMNQQLNDRIETVFLMADVGLQPIASRLVKEIAIFGGDIHKFVTPAVRDAVVARIAERGLRQGEA, translated from the coding sequence ATGCGGGTGGGGGTTTATCCGGGGACGTTCGATCCCATCACGCTCGGCCATATGGACATCATCCGGCGCGGGGCGAAGCTGGTCGACCGGCTGGTGATCGGGGTGACGACCAACATCACCAAATCGCCGATGTTCGACGATGACGAGCGCATCGCGATGGTGAAGCGCGAGGTCGAGGCGATCGAGGGCGACATTCGGGTCGTCGGTTTCAACTCGCTGCTGATGGATTTTGCCCAGCGCGAAGGCGCAACCGTCATCGTCCGCGGGCTGCGCGCGGTCGCCGATTTCGAATATGAATATCAGATGGCGGGCATGAACCAGCAGCTCAACGACCGCATCGAAACCGTGTTCCTGATGGCCGACGTCGGGCTGCAACCGATTGCTTCGCGGCTGGTCAAGGAAATCGCGATCTTTGGCGGGGACATCCACAAATTCGTGACGCCCGCGGTGCGCGATGCGGTTGTTGCCCGCATCGCGGAGCGCGGCCTTCGGCAGGGCGAGGCGTGA
- a CDS encoding peptidylprolyl isomerase — protein MTSSFRPLILMGMAFGLAAAAVAQDAPPAPAPNPEQNQPAPPVETPAPIDPAPLDTPPAPPATTSEAAPAAAAPAPAMAPDQYLNNPEYMLNLDLSTGGRVVIQLYPNVAPNHVERVKQLARAGFYDGVKFHRVIDGFMAQTGDPTATGQGGSELPDLKAEFNATPHLRGTVSMARAQSDDSANSQFFIMLLPRFSLDRRYTAFGRVVSGMQYVDAIQKGEPPAVMSRMVQVSVAADNKPVPPASMLTEAQPAPPADVTIDQLNAPIAQ, from the coding sequence ATGACATCTTCCTTCCGTCCCCTGATTCTTATGGGCATGGCGTTCGGTCTCGCGGCTGCGGCCGTCGCGCAGGATGCGCCGCCCGCGCCGGCGCCGAACCCCGAACAAAACCAGCCGGCCCCGCCGGTAGAGACTCCGGCGCCGATCGATCCCGCACCCCTGGATACGCCGCCGGCGCCGCCCGCCACAACGAGCGAAGCCGCACCCGCCGCGGCAGCGCCGGCCCCGGCGATGGCGCCCGACCAATATCTGAACAACCCCGAATATATGCTGAACCTCGACCTTTCCACCGGCGGCCGCGTGGTGATCCAGCTTTATCCCAATGTCGCGCCGAACCATGTCGAACGCGTCAAGCAGCTGGCGCGTGCGGGCTTCTATGACGGGGTCAAGTTCCACCGCGTGATCGACGGCTTCATGGCGCAGACGGGCGATCCGACCGCGACGGGGCAGGGCGGGTCGGAGCTTCCCGACCTCAAGGCCGAATTCAACGCGACCCCGCACCTGCGCGGCACCGTCTCGATGGCGCGCGCGCAGAGTGATGACAGCGCGAACAGCCAGTTCTTCATCATGCTCCTGCCGCGTTTCTCGCTCGACCGCCGCTACACCGCGTTCGGCCGCGTCGTGTCGGGAATGCAATATGTCGACGCGATCCAGAAGGGGGAGCCCCCCGCAGTAATGTCGCGCATGGTCCAGGTGTCGGTCGCCGCCGACAACAAGCCGGTACCGCCGGCCTCGATGCTGACCGAGGCTCAACCGGCACCGCCGGCCGACGTGACCATCGACCAGCTCAACGCGCCGATCGCGCAATAA
- the queA gene encoding tRNA preQ1(34) S-adenosylmethionine ribosyltransferase-isomerase QueA, which produces MRVDAFDFDLPGERIALRPARPRDAARMLVVDGGKIVDAGVRDLPQWLRPGDCLVFNDTRVIPAQLEGRRGEAKIGATLHKRIDLRRWQAFVRNAKRLRVGETVDFGSGVAAVAEERLADGSYILAFAGDEPVELLLERAGTMPLPPYIAGKRATDEADRADYQTMFAREDGAVAAPTAALHFTPELLAELAAAGIVTETLTLHVGAGTFLPVKADDTDDHVMHAEWGRIDADTAARLNAVRAGGGRVIAVGTTSLRLLESAARDDGTIAPFAGDTSIFITPGYRFRAIDGLMTNFHLPRSTLFMLVSALMGLETMQSAYAHAIAAGYRFYSYGDASLLLPDQSERSA; this is translated from the coding sequence ATGCGCGTCGACGCCTTCGATTTCGATTTGCCCGGTGAGCGCATCGCGCTGCGTCCCGCGCGCCCGCGCGATGCGGCGCGGATGCTGGTGGTTGACGGCGGTAAGATCGTCGATGCCGGGGTGCGCGACCTGCCGCAATGGCTACGCCCTGGCGATTGCCTCGTCTTCAACGACACGCGCGTGATCCCGGCGCAGCTCGAAGGGCGGCGCGGAGAGGCGAAAATCGGCGCGACGCTGCATAAACGCATCGACCTGCGCCGCTGGCAGGCGTTCGTGCGCAACGCCAAGCGGCTGCGCGTCGGCGAGACGGTCGATTTCGGTTCGGGGGTCGCGGCGGTGGCCGAGGAACGGCTCGCCGACGGCAGTTACATCCTCGCCTTTGCGGGCGACGAGCCGGTGGAGCTGCTGCTCGAACGCGCGGGGACGATGCCGCTGCCGCCCTATATCGCCGGCAAGCGCGCGACCGACGAAGCCGACCGCGCCGATTACCAGACGATGTTCGCGCGTGAGGACGGCGCGGTCGCGGCGCCGACCGCGGCGCTGCATTTCACCCCCGAACTGCTCGCGGAATTGGCGGCGGCGGGGATCGTTACCGAAACGCTGACCTTGCACGTCGGCGCAGGCACCTTCCTGCCCGTAAAGGCCGACGACACTGACGACCACGTCATGCACGCCGAATGGGGGCGGATCGACGCCGATACCGCGGCACGGCTGAATGCCGTGCGCGCGGGCGGCGGCCGGGTGATTGCGGTCGGCACGACCAGCCTGCGCTTGCTCGAAAGTGCCGCCCGCGACGATGGCACCATTGCACCTTTCGCGGGCGACACGTCGATTTTCATTACTCCCGGCTATCGCTTCAGGGCGATCGACGGGCTGATGACCAACTTCCACTTGCCGCGCTCGACGCTCTTCATGCTGGTGAGCGCGCTGATGGGGTTGGAAACGATGCAGTCGGCCTATGCCCACGCGATTGCCGCGGGCTATCGCTTCTACAGCTATGGCGATGCCAGCCTGCTATTGCCGGATCAGAGCGAGCGCTCGGCATAG
- a CDS encoding MerR family transcriptional regulator, whose amino-acid sequence MRTVKQVAKAAGISVRTLHHYDAIGLLRPGHVGANGYRYYGKEELLRLQQILFYRELGMPLAEIGAVLDNPAFDLLAALRGHRAALQGRIAQYQGLIQTIDRTIASLERNETMEDNDYYAGIAPETRDRWEREAEAFWGKEAVAAAQEKAKALTKEQVDEIRREMEEIRDAFARLFRDGAEPGSDAVQAVTDRHYRWVSHSWTPDAAAFAGLGRLYVENPEFRATYKDEELPGCPEFIAEAMAIYAERSL is encoded by the coding sequence GTGCGAACGGTCAAACAAGTAGCGAAAGCCGCGGGTATCAGCGTCCGGACGCTGCATCATTATGATGCAATCGGTCTGCTGCGACCCGGGCATGTCGGTGCCAACGGCTATCGCTATTACGGAAAAGAGGAACTGCTGCGATTGCAGCAAATCCTCTTTTATCGCGAACTCGGTATGCCGCTCGCCGAGATCGGCGCCGTGCTCGACAATCCTGCCTTCGACCTGCTTGCCGCGCTACGCGGACATCGCGCCGCGCTGCAGGGTCGGATCGCGCAGTATCAGGGCCTCATCCAGACCATCGATCGCACGATCGCGTCACTGGAAAGGAACGAAACAATGGAAGACAATGATTATTATGCCGGGATCGCTCCCGAAACGCGTGACCGCTGGGAGCGCGAAGCCGAAGCCTTCTGGGGCAAGGAAGCGGTCGCAGCGGCCCAGGAAAAGGCCAAGGCGCTGACGAAAGAGCAGGTCGACGAGATCCGCCGCGAAATGGAAGAAATCCGCGACGCTTTCGCCCGTCTTTTCCGCGACGGGGCGGAACCGGGGTCCGACGCGGTGCAGGCCGTCACCGACCGCCACTATCGCTGGGTCTCGCACAGCTGGACGCCCGATGCGGCGGCTTTTGCCGGGCTCGGACGCCTTTATGTCGAAAATCCCGAGTTCCGGGCGACCTATAAGGATGAGGAATTGCCCGGCTGCCCAGAATTCATCGCCGAGGCGATGGCGATCTATGCCGAGCGCTCGCTCTGA